In one window of Caballeronia sp. TF1N1 DNA:
- a CDS encoding acyl-CoA dehydrogenase family protein: MRLSETHEQIRDTTRRFAQEVIRPLAEELDREERFPAEIYKQMGELGLFGITVPEQFGGAGMDVTAYALVMEELSRGYASVADQCGLLELVGTLLSAHGSDAQRAKYLESLLRAELRPAYCITESDAGTDVSGIRTTATRTADGWELSGAKLWIHNAPVADLAFVLARTDPAAGKRGMSIFIVDCHLAGVSKGPKEHKMGQRASQVGELHFDRVKLAEDALLGQEGRGFHMMMSALDKGRVGIAALAVGIAQAGLEAALEYAQTRKQFGTHIAEFQGIQWMLADMAKDIQAARLLVHDAAARLESGERASIACSMAKCFAGDTAVKHSANAVQIFGGSGYIRGYEVERLYRDAKITQIYEGTNQIQRTIIARDLIANGASL; encoded by the coding sequence ATGAGACTCTCGGAAACGCACGAGCAAATTCGCGACACGACGCGGCGGTTTGCGCAGGAAGTCATCCGGCCGCTGGCCGAGGAACTGGATCGCGAAGAGCGTTTTCCAGCGGAGATCTACAAGCAGATGGGCGAACTGGGACTCTTCGGCATCACCGTGCCGGAGCAGTTCGGCGGCGCGGGAATGGATGTCACGGCTTACGCGCTCGTGATGGAAGAGTTGTCGCGCGGCTATGCGTCGGTGGCGGATCAATGCGGCCTGCTCGAACTCGTCGGCACGTTGTTGAGCGCGCATGGCAGCGACGCGCAACGTGCGAAGTACCTGGAGTCTTTGCTGCGCGCCGAGTTGCGTCCGGCCTACTGCATTACCGAATCCGACGCGGGAACGGACGTTTCCGGCATCCGCACCACGGCCACGCGCACCGCCGACGGCTGGGAACTCAGCGGCGCGAAACTGTGGATTCATAACGCGCCCGTCGCCGACCTCGCCTTCGTGCTCGCGCGTACCGACCCGGCTGCGGGCAAGCGCGGCATGAGCATCTTTATCGTCGATTGCCACTTGGCGGGCGTATCGAAGGGGCCGAAGGAACACAAGATGGGACAGCGCGCATCGCAGGTGGGCGAGCTGCATTTCGACCGCGTGAAGCTTGCCGAAGACGCGCTCCTCGGACAAGAAGGACGCGGCTTTCACATGATGATGAGCGCACTCGACAAGGGCCGCGTGGGCATCGCCGCGCTCGCGGTCGGCATTGCGCAGGCGGGTCTCGAAGCGGCGCTCGAATACGCGCAGACGCGCAAGCAGTTCGGCACGCATATCGCCGAATTCCAGGGCATTCAGTGGATGCTCGCCGACATGGCGAAGGACATTCAGGCCGCGCGCCTGCTCGTGCACGATGCCGCCGCGCGTCTCGAATCCGGCGAGCGCGCGAGCATCGCCTGCTCGATGGCCAAGTGCTTCGCGGGCGACACGGCCGTCAAGCACAGCGCCAACGCCGTGCAGATATTCGGCGGCAGCGGCTACATTCGCGGCTACGAAGTGGAGCGGCTTTATCGCGACGCGAAGATCACGCAGATCTACGAAGGCACGAACCAGATTCAGCGCACGATCATTGCGCGCGATCTGATTGCGAACGGAGCATCGTTATGA
- a CDS encoding 3-ketoacyl-ACP reductase encodes MSARPVALVTGSRRGIGHAIAVELGRAGFDIALTDAVASDELDRAVADVEETGARAIAVVSDLADIASHHATLNDIETRLDAPIDCLVNNAGVSVMSRGDLLDVTPESFDRCMAINTRGTFFLTQAFARHFLSRIRKSMAAHPSVITITSSNAVAASPLRGEYCVSKAGSSMATTLFSLRLAEHGIAVYEVQPGLIETEMTAPSRARYDAQMEQGLTAIKRWGTPREVATAVRSLATGGLPYSVGQAIRVDGGLLVNKY; translated from the coding sequence ATGAGCGCGCGTCCTGTTGCGCTCGTCACGGGCAGCCGGCGCGGCATCGGCCATGCGATTGCCGTCGAACTGGGCCGCGCGGGCTTCGATATCGCGCTGACCGACGCCGTGGCTTCCGACGAACTCGATCGAGCCGTCGCCGATGTCGAAGAGACCGGCGCGCGTGCCATTGCCGTCGTATCCGATCTAGCGGATATCGCCTCGCATCACGCCACGCTGAACGATATCGAAACGCGGCTCGACGCTCCTATAGATTGCCTCGTGAACAACGCGGGCGTGTCGGTCATGTCGCGCGGCGATCTGCTCGATGTAACGCCCGAGAGCTTCGACCGGTGCATGGCCATCAACACACGCGGCACGTTCTTTCTCACGCAGGCTTTTGCGCGGCACTTTCTGTCTCGCATACGCAAGAGCATGGCGGCGCATCCGAGCGTCATCACGATCACCTCGTCGAATGCGGTCGCGGCGTCGCCCTTGCGCGGCGAATATTGCGTGTCGAAGGCGGGATCGTCTATGGCCACGACGTTGTTTTCGCTGCGCCTGGCCGAACACGGAATCGCCGTCTACGAAGTGCAGCCCGGCCTGATCGAGACCGAGATGACAGCGCCTTCCCGCGCGCGCTACGACGCGCAAATGGAGCAAGGGCTCACCGCCATCAAACGCTGGGGCACGCCGCGGGAAGTGGCGACGGCCGTGCGCTCGCTCGCGACCGGCGGCTTGCCATACAGCGTCGGACAGGCCATCCGTGTCGATGGCGGCTTACTCGTCAACAAATACTGA
- a CDS encoding dihydrodipicolinate synthase family protein, with translation MNSTLKLPTSLGTIESYRLQGTPLDVRTPARPFNRIAYSAAHVVADPLRAGELNAPPAIDWKRTLDYRRYLIKQGLGIAEAMDTAQRGMGLTWNSALELITRTVESTRDIPGASIASGCGTDHVSPGSITNCDQVIRAYAEQLEAVQRVGGRVILMASRALARVARSTDDYRRVYREVLAMCNEPVILHWLGEMFDPELAGYWGESSYERAAQVCLDVIGDSVDHVDGIKISLLDDAKEISFRRQLPPKVKMYTGDDFNYPSLIAGDERGFSHALLGIFDAIAPAASQALAALANDDLHTFHTLLEPTVPLSRHIFRAPTQYYKTGVVFLAYLNGFQDHFFMLGGHHGMRPPAYLAEVFRLADQAGLLRNPDDAIGRVRKVMAALGCAE, from the coding sequence ATGAACTCAACGCTCAAGCTGCCGACCTCGCTCGGCACGATAGAAAGCTACCGTCTGCAAGGCACACCGCTCGATGTGCGTACGCCCGCGCGGCCGTTCAATCGCATCGCGTATTCGGCGGCGCATGTCGTGGCCGATCCGCTGCGCGCGGGCGAACTGAACGCGCCACCCGCCATCGACTGGAAACGCACGCTCGACTATCGGCGCTATCTCATCAAGCAAGGTCTAGGCATTGCCGAAGCAATGGACACCGCGCAACGCGGCATGGGTCTGACGTGGAACAGCGCCCTCGAACTCATCACGCGTACCGTGGAAAGCACGCGCGATATTCCCGGCGCGTCGATCGCATCGGGCTGCGGCACCGATCACGTCTCGCCCGGTTCGATCACCAACTGCGATCAGGTCATTCGCGCCTACGCCGAGCAACTCGAAGCCGTGCAGCGCGTCGGCGGACGCGTCATCCTCATGGCAAGCCGCGCGCTCGCGCGAGTCGCGCGCTCGACCGACGACTATCGGCGCGTCTATCGCGAAGTGCTCGCCATGTGTAACGAGCCGGTGATTCTGCACTGGCTCGGCGAGATGTTCGATCCGGAACTCGCCGGCTACTGGGGCGAATCGTCGTATGAGCGCGCGGCGCAAGTGTGCCTCGATGTGATCGGCGACAGCGTCGATCATGTCGATGGCATCAAAATTTCCCTGCTCGACGACGCCAAGGAAATTTCCTTCCGGCGTCAGTTGCCGCCCAAGGTGAAGATGTACACCGGCGACGACTTCAATTATCCAAGTCTGATTGCGGGCGATGAACGAGGCTTCTCGCATGCGCTGCTCGGCATCTTCGATGCGATTGCCCCAGCCGCTTCGCAGGCGCTCGCCGCGCTCGCCAACGACGACCTCCATACATTCCACACGCTGCTCGAGCCGACCGTGCCGCTGTCACGCCATATCTTTCGTGCGCCGACGCAGTATTACAAGACGGGCGTCGTATTCCTCGCGTATCTGAACGGCTTTCAGGACCACTTCTTCATGCTTGGCGGCCACCACGGCATGCGTCCGCCCGCCTATCTCGCCGAGGTCTTTCGTCTCGCCGATCAGGCCGGCCTGCTGCGCAATCCCGACGACGCCATCGGCCGAGTGCGGAAAGTCATGGCAGCGCTCGGTTGCGCCGAGTAA